A single genomic interval of Acipenser ruthenus unplaced genomic scaffold, fAciRut3.2 maternal haplotype, whole genome shotgun sequence harbors:
- the LOC131730422 gene encoding scavenger receptor cysteine-rich type 1 protein M130-like isoform X2, with protein MDSDTARKVCADLRCGEFIKHLGHDLDERETGSRTTWNLMMQSTSDPILRPAVCARRKVAQVRCQNLTHPLMIRVKGNAFGCAGRVEVNLYGGDGYWEPVCSREQWDWERASEVCRSVGCGRVKEFQAGGIENNRGGVSCPRGIPLSNCRADLKQERSCTPAEIICEVPASSLPVRLSESGAARCSGIVEVSLSGSWRGLCGGQGWSLETASVICRELNCQEALEIQPAQIGNDKEIQGVSCPENKDIRQCHDHLEERRCTPVRLICNSSSPELAFTLSDGRSKCAGNASVFYDGTFQPVCRDSWSEDSASTACRQLNCGRVKTISADRYAKVRSGLHCGRNHTRLEDCWHFLEKKSCSQAMVICTGHKEVIESKAGQIVRNVIRYILSAVILTMIAIKCGPRIYKKVFRKNEREWIGPTQSQSVFFHQNRNVLQPSPRPPFRSDH; from the exons ATGGATTCTGACACAGCACGGAAGGTTTGTGCAGATCTGAGGTGTGGAGAGTTTATCAAGCATCTAGGCCACGACCTAGACGAGAGAGAGACCGGATCAAGAACCACGTGGAATTTGATGATGCAGAGCACGTCCGATCCGATTCTGCGGCCGGCAGTCTGCGCGCGGAGGAAAGTCGCTCAAGTCCGTTGTCAGA ATCTGACTCACCCATTGATGATCCGTGTGAAAGGCAATGCTTTTGGGTGCGCTGGGAGAGTGGAGGTGAACCTTTATGGGGGGGACGGCTACTGGGAACCAGTGTGCTCCAGAGAGCAGTGGGACTGGGAGCGTGCTTCGGAGGTGTGTCGGAGCGTGGGGTGCGGGAGGGTGAAGGAATTCCAGGCAGGAGGGATCGAGAACAATAGAGGAGGAGTCAGCTGCCCGAGAGGCATCCCTCTGTCCAACTGTAGAGCAGATCTGAAACAAGAGAGAAGCTGCACACCTGCAGAGATCATCTgtgagg TTCCTGCCAGCTCGCTGCCTGTGCGTCTGTCAGAATCGGGTGCAGCTAGGTGTTCTGGGATAGTGgaggtctctctctctggctcctgGAGGGGGTTGTGTGGAGGGCAGGGCTGGTCCCTTGAGACAGCTTCCGTTATCTGCCGGGAATTAAACTGTCAGGAAGCCCTGGAAATCCAACCTGCCCAGATCGGGAACGACAAAGAGATACAGGGAGTGTCCTGTCCGGAAAACAAGGACATCCGACAATGCCACGACCATTTAGAGGAGAGGAGATGCACTCCAGTGAGGCTGATCTGTAACA GTTCAAGTCCAGAACTGGCCTTTACACTGTCCGACGGCCGGAGCAAATGCGCTGGAAACGCCAGCGTCTTCTACGATGGGACGTTTCAGCCGGTCTGCAGAGACAGCTGGAGCGAGGACTCCGCGTCCACAGCCTGCCGGCAATTAAACTGCGGGCGCGTGAAGACGATATCTGCGGACCGGTATGCCAAGGTGAGGTCCGGACTGCACTGCGGGCGGAACCACACAAGGCTGGAAGACTGCTGGcattttctggagaaaaaatccTGCAGCCAGGCCATGGTCATCTGTACAG GTCATAAAGAAGTCATTGAGAGCAAAGCAGGTCAGATAGTAAGAAATGTGATCCGTTATATTCTGAGCGCTGTCATCCTCACTATGATCGCAATCAAATGTGGCCCACGAATCTACAAGAA agtcttTAGAAAGAATGAAAGGGAATGGATCGGACCAACACAGAGTCAGAGTG tgttcTTCCATCAGAATCGGAATGTACTTCAGCCCAGTCCGAGACCCCCCTTCCGGTCCGATCACTGA
- the LOC131730422 gene encoding scavenger receptor cysteine-rich type 1 protein M130-like isoform X1, with protein MDSDTARKVCADLRCGEFIKHLGHDLDERETGSRTTWNLMMQSTSDPILRPAVCARRKVAQVRCQNLTHPLMIRVKGNAFGCAGRVEVNLYGGDGYWEPVCSREQWDWERASEVCRSVGCGRVKEFQAGGIENNRGGVSCPRGIPLSNCRADLKQERSCTPAEIICEVPASSLPVRLSESGAARCSGIVEVSLSGSWRGLCGGQGWSLETASVICRELNCQEALEIQPAQIGNDKEIQGVSCPENKDIRQCHDHLEERRCTPVRLICNSSSPELAFTLSDGRSKCAGNASVFYDGTFQPVCRDSWSEDSASTACRQLNCGRVKTISADRYAKVRSGLHCGRNHTRLEDCWHFLEKKSCSQAMVICTGHKEVIESKAGQIVRNVIRYILSAVILTMIAIKCGPRIYKKLRKKVFRKNEREWIGPTQSQSVFFHQNRNVLQPSPRPPFRSDH; from the exons ATGGATTCTGACACAGCACGGAAGGTTTGTGCAGATCTGAGGTGTGGAGAGTTTATCAAGCATCTAGGCCACGACCTAGACGAGAGAGAGACCGGATCAAGAACCACGTGGAATTTGATGATGCAGAGCACGTCCGATCCGATTCTGCGGCCGGCAGTCTGCGCGCGGAGGAAAGTCGCTCAAGTCCGTTGTCAGA ATCTGACTCACCCATTGATGATCCGTGTGAAAGGCAATGCTTTTGGGTGCGCTGGGAGAGTGGAGGTGAACCTTTATGGGGGGGACGGCTACTGGGAACCAGTGTGCTCCAGAGAGCAGTGGGACTGGGAGCGTGCTTCGGAGGTGTGTCGGAGCGTGGGGTGCGGGAGGGTGAAGGAATTCCAGGCAGGAGGGATCGAGAACAATAGAGGAGGAGTCAGCTGCCCGAGAGGCATCCCTCTGTCCAACTGTAGAGCAGATCTGAAACAAGAGAGAAGCTGCACACCTGCAGAGATCATCTgtgagg TTCCTGCCAGCTCGCTGCCTGTGCGTCTGTCAGAATCGGGTGCAGCTAGGTGTTCTGGGATAGTGgaggtctctctctctggctcctgGAGGGGGTTGTGTGGAGGGCAGGGCTGGTCCCTTGAGACAGCTTCCGTTATCTGCCGGGAATTAAACTGTCAGGAAGCCCTGGAAATCCAACCTGCCCAGATCGGGAACGACAAAGAGATACAGGGAGTGTCCTGTCCGGAAAACAAGGACATCCGACAATGCCACGACCATTTAGAGGAGAGGAGATGCACTCCAGTGAGGCTGATCTGTAACA GTTCAAGTCCAGAACTGGCCTTTACACTGTCCGACGGCCGGAGCAAATGCGCTGGAAACGCCAGCGTCTTCTACGATGGGACGTTTCAGCCGGTCTGCAGAGACAGCTGGAGCGAGGACTCCGCGTCCACAGCCTGCCGGCAATTAAACTGCGGGCGCGTGAAGACGATATCTGCGGACCGGTATGCCAAGGTGAGGTCCGGACTGCACTGCGGGCGGAACCACACAAGGCTGGAAGACTGCTGGcattttctggagaaaaaatccTGCAGCCAGGCCATGGTCATCTGTACAG GTCATAAAGAAGTCATTGAGAGCAAAGCAGGTCAGATAGTAAGAAATGTGATCCGTTATATTCTGAGCGCTGTCATCCTCACTATGATCGCAATCAAATGTGGCCCACGAATCTACAAGAAACTACGCAAAAAAG tcttTAGAAAGAATGAAAGGGAATGGATCGGACCAACACAGAGTCAGAGTG tgttcTTCCATCAGAATCGGAATGTACTTCAGCCCAGTCCGAGACCCCCCTTCCGGTCCGATCACTGA